The Calditerrivibrio nitroreducens DSM 19672 genome window below encodes:
- a CDS encoding protein-L-isoaspartate(D-aspartate) O-methyltransferase: MKIPEKYIKEIVGPNCNFDERIIQAFLNCPRDRFVDEAFHRVAFEDNALPIGYGQTISKPSTVAYMTHLLNPSEDDKVLEIGTGSGFQCGILSYLSAFVYTVERIPQLSYKASLTLKRLHRKNIKFKVDNGHIGWKEYAPYNKIIVTASGDSIPEDLLNQLAIGGRMVIPVKDRIKIIEKDDNGIKTIDGDNCRFVEFVK; this comes from the coding sequence ATGAAGATACCTGAAAAATATATAAAAGAGATAGTTGGCCCAAATTGTAATTTCGATGAAAGGATAATACAAGCCTTTTTAAACTGTCCCAGAGACAGATTCGTCGATGAAGCCTTCCATAGGGTTGCTTTCGAGGACAATGCCCTTCCGATAGGTTATGGCCAAACGATATCAAAACCCTCCACTGTTGCCTATATGACCCATCTGCTTAATCCATCAGAAGATGATAAGGTGTTGGAAATAGGTACAGGTTCAGGATTCCAATGTGGAATATTATCATATCTATCAGCATTTGTTTACACAGTGGAAAGAATTCCACAGCTTAGCTATAAAGCATCTCTGACATTAAAACGATTACATAGAAAAAACATAAAGTTTAAGGTGGACAATGGACATATAGGTTGGAAAGAATATGCACCATACAATAAAATAATCGTTACGGCTTCTGGGGACTCAATACCGGAAGATCTTTTAAATCAATTGGCAATAGGTGGAAGGATGGTAATACCTGTAAAAGATAGAATAAAAATCATTGAAAAAGATGATAATGGGATTAAAACAATTGATGGCGACAACTGCCGATTTGTGGAATTTGTAAAATAA
- the argB gene encoding acetylglutamate kinase: MEKMIEKASVLIEALPYIRKFYGKTIVIKYGGHAMVDEDLKNNFARDIVLLKYVGINPIIVHGGGPQIGDMLKKLNIQSTFVSGMRVTDKETMNVVEMVLVGLVNKNIVSLINRNGGKAIGLSGKDGNLILAEKLFIEEDSFYKTPEIIDLGHVGKVKSVNSDVLNLISKDYIPVIAPVGIGEDSEPYNINADLVAGAVASAVGAEKLILLTDVKGVLDKDGNLISSLSVSEIEDLKNNNIIYGGMLPKMDSVKSALLGGVKKVHIIDGRILHSVLLEIFTDKGIGTQIVL; encoded by the coding sequence ATGGAAAAGATGATCGAAAAAGCTTCCGTACTGATTGAGGCTCTGCCATACATCAGGAAGTTTTATGGCAAAACTATCGTAATTAAGTATGGTGGACACGCAATGGTGGATGAGGATCTCAAAAATAACTTTGCAAGGGATATAGTCCTACTAAAATACGTCGGCATAAATCCAATCATAGTACACGGAGGTGGCCCTCAGATCGGTGACATGCTCAAAAAATTAAATATACAAAGTACATTCGTATCCGGGATGAGAGTCACCGATAAAGAAACTATGAATGTAGTTGAGATGGTACTTGTGGGGCTGGTGAATAAGAATATCGTAAGTCTCATAAATAGAAATGGTGGAAAAGCGATAGGATTATCCGGAAAAGATGGAAATTTAATTCTGGCTGAAAAACTCTTTATAGAAGAGGATAGCTTTTACAAAACACCAGAAATAATCGATTTAGGTCATGTTGGGAAGGTAAAGTCTGTCAATTCAGATGTACTAAACCTTATTTCAAAAGATTATATCCCAGTAATTGCACCGGTGGGTATTGGGGAAGATTCTGAACCTTATAATATCAATGCAGACCTCGTGGCGGGTGCTGTAGCTTCGGCTGTGGGTGCAGAAAAACTGATACTTTTGACAGATGTAAAAGGGGTGCTGGATAAAGATGGTAACCTTATTTCATCTTTAAGCGTATCAGAAATAGAAGATCTAAAAAATAACAATATTATATACGGAGGAATGTTACCAAAGATGGATTCTGTAAAATCTGCACTTTTGGGAGGAGTCAAAAAGGTGCATATTATAGACGGAAGAATTCTGCATTCTGTTTTACTTGAAATATTCACCGACAAAGGGATAGGGACCCAGATAGTACTATAA
- a CDS encoding MFS transporter, whose product MGYLILIFAVVMQLCLGATYSWSVYVKDIKAILNISQAQAQLPFSVFYFIFPATMIISGKILKKLGPQISTIVGGTLFGAGWIISSFGGSNFIFTILGNGLIAGLGAGIAYIVPISTCIKWFPDKKGLITGIAVAGFGGGAALVSFLGGTLIANGWTPFQVFRALGSIFLILIILAGFFMKNPPSNNTHDTYLPLKYRELLVDKKFLFLYFAMFVGLAAGFAVNANIKELSRTASMTAGVSAVAFFAIFNALGRVSWGALFDRFDYIKSLQLNLLFQAIILFLSPIMLNSATGLQIFAVLTGLNYGGVLVMYAGSVAKIWGAENVGMVYGLLFSSNIPGALAPIFAGYIYDKTGSFTIALYTIAILLILGIIILNRLRRL is encoded by the coding sequence ATGGGTTACCTCATACTGATTTTTGCCGTGGTTATGCAACTCTGTTTAGGTGCAACATACTCCTGGTCAGTGTACGTAAAAGATATCAAGGCAATACTAAATATATCGCAGGCTCAGGCACAGCTACCTTTTTCGGTATTTTACTTCATCTTTCCTGCCACCATGATAATATCCGGAAAGATTTTAAAAAAACTCGGACCACAAATTTCCACCATCGTGGGTGGTACACTTTTCGGTGCAGGATGGATTATTTCATCCTTTGGCGGCAGTAATTTTATCTTTACCATTCTAGGAAACGGTTTAATAGCTGGTCTGGGGGCAGGTATAGCCTATATTGTACCCATTTCCACATGTATAAAGTGGTTTCCTGATAAAAAAGGGCTCATTACTGGAATTGCTGTTGCAGGGTTTGGGGGCGGTGCTGCTCTGGTGAGTTTTTTGGGGGGCACACTCATAGCAAATGGATGGACACCATTTCAGGTTTTCAGAGCCTTAGGATCAATTTTTCTTATTCTAATCATATTAGCCGGTTTTTTCATGAAAAATCCCCCCTCAAACAACACTCACGACACCTATTTACCTTTAAAATACAGAGAACTTTTAGTGGACAAAAAATTTCTCTTTCTTTATTTTGCAATGTTTGTTGGGCTTGCCGCAGGTTTTGCAGTAAATGCCAATATAAAAGAATTATCCAGGACGGCTTCTATGACAGCTGGTGTAAGTGCTGTTGCTTTTTTTGCAATATTCAACGCTCTGGGGAGGGTATCATGGGGGGCTTTATTTGATAGGTTTGATTATATTAAATCGCTTCAGCTAAACCTTCTTTTTCAGGCTATAATCCTATTTCTTTCCCCAATCATGCTAAATAGTGCCACCGGTTTGCAGATTTTTGCAGTACTCACAGGGTTAAACTATGGGGGTGTACTTGTTATGTACGCCGGATCTGTAGCTAAAATCTGGGGTGCTGAAAATGTTGGAATGGTTTACGGTTTACTTTTTTCTTCAAATATCCCCGGAGCCCTTGCACCTATCTTTGCAGGGTATATATATGATAAAACAGGTAGTTTCACAATAGCTCTTTACACTATAGCCATTTTACTTATACTTGGGATAATTATTTTAAATAGATTAAGGAGATTATAG
- a CDS encoding Rossmann-like domain-containing protein codes for MKLLVKEIFEEASDRLKDLKILDYIIGLGYTLVETEAGAGVAYTFRDSIPGGCNATDDFFVGKNAMEVAKWVFSNGLLESAIGLATINSVLDNGYSSNEDISEVIDFNGKTVSMVGYFKPIENLIKPIVKELYIFELKNYPDTFNPGYAKLIIPKSDIVIISGTTFINKTTEDFLNFVDDYKKVIFLGASTPLSTALSKYGTLAGSKVIDVNYTKYALSKGGGMKLMKKGLERRIIRSY; via the coding sequence ATGAAGCTATTGGTAAAAGAGATTTTTGAAGAAGCCTCAGATAGATTAAAGGATCTCAAAATATTGGATTACATCATCGGATTAGGATACACCCTTGTGGAAACAGAAGCAGGTGCAGGTGTGGCTTATACTTTCAGGGATTCTATCCCGGGAGGCTGTAATGCCACCGACGATTTTTTTGTGGGTAAAAATGCAATGGAAGTCGCCAAATGGGTATTTTCCAATGGTCTACTGGAATCTGCGATAGGTTTAGCCACGATAAACTCAGTACTGGATAACGGCTATAGTTCAAACGAAGATATAAGTGAGGTTATCGATTTTAATGGAAAAACTGTATCGATGGTTGGATATTTTAAGCCAATAGAGAACCTGATTAAACCAATTGTAAAAGAGCTGTACATTTTCGAACTGAAAAATTATCCCGATACGTTTAATCCTGGATATGCAAAATTAATTATACCAAAATCGGATATCGTCATCATCAGCGGTACAACATTTATAAACAAAACCACAGAAGATTTTTTAAATTTTGTGGATGACTACAAAAAGGTTATCTTCCTAGGTGCTTCCACCCCACTATCCACAGCCCTCTCAAAATACGGCACACTTGCAGGTTCAAAGGTAATAGATGTAAACTATACTAAATACGCCCTCTCAAAGGGTGGTGGTATGAAATTGATGAAAAAAGGGCTTGAGAGAAGAATAATAAGATCATATTAA
- the hisE gene encoding phosphoribosyl-ATP diphosphatase — MKLHVIEHITNVIRDRKQNPKEGSYTNLLFSGGDNKIIKKLGEENAEFLKAFLTETGDRIASEAADIIYHLIVALEYKGVGFEKVLDELESRIK, encoded by the coding sequence ATGAAATTACATGTAATCGAACATATCACCAACGTAATCAGAGATAGAAAGCAAAACCCAAAAGAAGGGTCATATACAAACCTTCTTTTTAGTGGTGGCGACAACAAAATAATAAAAAAACTGGGGGAGGAAAATGCCGAGTTTTTAAAAGCCTTCCTTACCGAAACTGGTGATAGAATAGCATCAGAAGCTGCTGACATCATCTACCATCTAATCGTCGCACTGGAATATAAAGGTGTCGGGTTTGAAAAGGTCCTGGATGAACTTGAAAGTAGAATAAAGTAA
- the hisF gene encoding imidazole glycerol phosphate synthase subunit HisF, producing the protein MLAKRIIPCLDVKDGRVVKGTQFLNLIDAGDPVQVAEEYDRQGADELTFLDITASHENRGIILDVVAKTAEKVFMPLTVGGGIRTIEDIRKLLNSGADKVSINTAAVKNPDFVKDAALRFGSQCIVVAIDAKRKTNGSGWEVYTHGGRNPTGIDVLEWAVKMESFGAGEILLTSMDKDGTKDGYDLELTAAVSDAIRIPVIASGGVGTKEDILDGFTKGKADAALAASIFHFGIYKIFEIKQFLKENGVQVRL; encoded by the coding sequence ATGCTTGCTAAAAGGATAATACCATGCCTCGATGTAAAAGATGGCAGAGTGGTAAAGGGGACTCAATTTTTAAATCTTATAGATGCCGGTGATCCGGTGCAGGTGGCGGAAGAGTATGACAGGCAGGGGGCTGATGAGCTCACATTTCTTGACATAACCGCCAGCCATGAAAATCGAGGTATCATATTGGATGTTGTGGCAAAAACCGCAGAAAAAGTTTTCATGCCCCTCACAGTAGGGGGCGGTATTCGAACAATAGAAGATATAAGAAAACTGCTCAATTCAGGTGCTGATAAAGTATCCATAAACACGGCAGCCGTAAAGAATCCAGACTTTGTAAAAGATGCGGCTTTAAGATTCGGTTCCCAATGCATAGTCGTGGCAATAGATGCCAAAAGGAAAACCAATGGGTCAGGTTGGGAGGTATATACCCATGGTGGAAGGAACCCCACTGGCATAGATGTATTAGAGTGGGCCGTCAAGATGGAGAGCTTTGGTGCTGGAGAGATTCTTCTAACCAGTATGGACAAAGATGGCACAAAGGATGGCTATGACCTTGAACTAACTGCAGCAGTTTCAGATGCCATCAGGATTCCAGTTATCGCTTCCGGAGGAGTGGGGACAAAAGAGGATATCCTTGATGGATTCACAAAAGGGAAAGCTGATGCCGCACTCGCAGCATCAATTTTTCACTTTGGTATATATAAAATTTTTGAGATAAAACAGTTTTTAAAAGAAAATGGCGTACAGGTAAGATTATAA
- a CDS encoding ATP-binding protein, whose translation MARILYVEDNFDNYKLVEFILSKQGFSVMNAVDGLDAIEKAESYKPDLILMDINLPNLKGFEAATLLKSNQITRDIPIAFLTAAYSYEYREIAKKIGCVGYFTKPIDPLSFGEDIKKIIENHESKSIDDPLTIELSKSLEDKAKKIVQIGKELSKVERRFNAIVESIMDPIILLDSNNIAIYLNNAANSYEFIRSLYKKYVDLSIFFKNDENTLSKFQKVGYVKNHLFKVDNFTFIGNFVMLDKDMLITLKDITEIQNLIEKQKELDKISTIGRIASGVVHELNNPLSAMKAYLDIYPQKISKSEDKDLIINEFVAKLRSSFDSIMQLISNLAFFARRSGEKEINININSLIKEILSFSGYDIRRGGVNVELQLSEEVHLIRGCKSEIEHAILNLFLNASDALQGRENPKIIIRTGLSDNFVKIEVEDNGPGIPPEVQKSMFEPFFTTKNDEKSTGLGLAIVKHIVNKYAGKVEYFTSKDGTKFVLYFPKLKEMEDYGKD comes from the coding sequence ATGGCTAGAATTTTATACGTGGAAGATAATTTTGATAACTATAAACTTGTGGAATTTATTTTGAGTAAACAGGGATTTAGTGTAATGAATGCTGTTGATGGTTTGGATGCCATTGAAAAAGCTGAATCTTATAAGCCAGATCTTATTTTGATGGATATTAATTTGCCAAATCTCAAAGGTTTTGAAGCTGCCACATTGCTCAAGTCTAATCAAATTACCAGGGATATCCCCATTGCATTTTTGACAGCTGCCTATAGCTATGAATATCGAGAGATAGCTAAAAAGATAGGGTGTGTGGGCTACTTCACAAAGCCGATAGATCCATTGTCATTTGGTGAAGATATCAAAAAGATAATTGAAAACCATGAAAGTAAATCGATAGATGACCCCCTTACTATTGAGCTTTCAAAGTCATTGGAGGACAAAGCGAAAAAGATTGTCCAGATAGGAAAAGAGCTTTCAAAGGTGGAGCGGAGGTTTAATGCTATAGTTGAGTCGATAATGGATCCTATAATCCTTCTGGATTCAAATAATATTGCAATCTATCTAAATAACGCTGCAAATAGCTATGAATTTATACGCAGTTTGTATAAAAAATATGTGGATTTATCGATCTTTTTCAAAAATGATGAAAATACATTAAGCAAATTTCAGAAGGTGGGTTATGTAAAAAATCACCTTTTTAAAGTCGATAATTTTACATTTATTGGTAATTTTGTCATGCTGGATAAAGATATGCTTATTACACTTAAGGATATAACCGAAATTCAAAATCTCATAGAAAAACAAAAAGAATTAGACAAGATCTCCACAATTGGCAGGATTGCGTCTGGGGTGGTGCATGAACTAAACAATCCCCTTTCAGCTATGAAGGCGTACCTGGATATCTATCCGCAGAAGATTTCCAAATCTGAAGATAAGGATCTGATTATAAATGAGTTTGTTGCAAAGTTGAGAAGTTCATTTGATAGTATAATGCAACTGATTTCAAACCTTGCCTTTTTTGCAAGAAGAAGTGGTGAAAAGGAGATTAATATCAATATTAATAGCCTTATCAAAGAGATCCTCTCCTTTTCGGGGTATGATATCCGAAGGGGTGGGGTGAATGTGGAGCTTCAGCTTTCCGAAGAGGTACACCTTATTAGAGGATGTAAATCAGAGATAGAGCATGCCATACTAAATCTATTTCTTAATGCCAGTGATGCCCTTCAGGGGAGAGAAAATCCAAAAATTATTATTCGTACAGGTCTAAGTGATAATTTTGTAAAGATAGAGGTTGAAGATAATGGACCTGGTATCCCTCCGGAGGTCCAGAAGAGTATGTTTGAGCCTTTTTTCACCACAAAAAATGATGAAAAGTCCACCGGTTTGGGGCTGGCCATTGTAAAGCATATCGTAAACAAGTATGCTGGTAAGGTGGAATATTTTACCTCGAAAGATGGTACAAAATTTGTTTTATATTTTCCAAAACTAAAAGAAATGGAAGATTATGGAAAAGATTAA
- a CDS encoding flagellar brake protein, translating to MEKIKDYRNILQINTKINVGVSKGDYAGVYDSRIEDITQKHILISLPTMKGVPFPIKPGTEVDISFISNDGRFSFSSVVEGRVAEGIILLQIKKPEYIYRSELRKYFRVETRIKTKISKIFFDKQNGDVLVKMNSYEVMIKDISGGGVRIVSEVQFGEGDIFIFDLSEIFPGINEIFGSIVKEYSRLEKKFEYGVEFIMIKERDRDQIIKYVFKRQIENKKLS from the coding sequence ATGGAAAAGATTAAAGATTATAGGAATATTCTGCAGATTAATACTAAGATAAACGTGGGGGTCTCAAAAGGGGACTATGCCGGTGTATATGACTCCCGTATTGAGGATATAACGCAGAAACATATCCTTATATCTCTACCTACAATGAAGGGGGTCCCATTCCCCATAAAACCTGGTACTGAGGTGGATATTTCGTTTATTTCGAATGATGGTAGATTTAGTTTTAGCTCGGTGGTGGAAGGTAGGGTGGCGGAAGGTATTATTCTTTTGCAGATTAAAAAACCAGAGTATATATATCGTTCGGAGCTCAGAAAATATTTCAGGGTAGAGACAAGGATAAAAACAAAGATCAGTAAGATTTTTTTTGATAAACAGAATGGGGATGTGCTGGTCAAGATGAATAGCTATGAGGTTATGATAAAAGATATTTCTGGTGGTGGTGTACGAATTGTATCTGAAGTTCAATTTGGGGAAGGGGATATTTTTATATTCGATTTATCTGAAATATTTCCAGGTATCAATGAGATCTTTGGTAGCATTGTAAAAGAATATTCAAGATTGGAAAAAAAGTTTGAATATGGTGTGGAATTTATTATGATTAAAGAAAGGGATAGGGATCAGATCATAAAGTATGTTTTTAAGAGACAGATAGAAAATAAAAAATTGTCATAG
- a CDS encoding STAS domain-containing protein, translated as MAFYKERDGKIEILFPVSDVDAVNGSEMKDYISKIADEVSAVIINFSRVTYLNSSGLRELIQILKLLQDKGKKLYITFLSDSIKKIFANTNLIKIFSIYPTDEDAKRAI; from the coding sequence ATGGCTTTTTATAAAGAGAGAGACGGGAAGATAGAGATCCTTTTTCCTGTTAGTGATGTGGATGCTGTAAATGGGTCTGAGATGAAGGACTATATTTCTAAGATTGCCGATGAGGTTTCGGCGGTGATTATCAATTTTTCGAGGGTTACTTATCTAAATAGTAGTGGTTTGAGGGAGCTGATCCAGATATTGAAACTTTTGCAGGATAAAGGGAAAAAACTGTATATCACATTTTTATCCGACAGTATCAAAAAGATTTTTGCAAATACAAATCTGATCAAGATCTTCTCCATCTATCCAACAGATGAAGACGCTAAAAGAGCTATATAG
- a CDS encoding CheR family methyltransferase, with protein sequence MKTLKELYRATTFVELICRFIEINYGVKITETNSECLLKILYSVFNRYPETEEDLDFFVRFYLRDCLWNNESYFFRNKAQLEELVKIAKGDLVRILSFGCAEGQEPYSISIVLTDQGIKHKIYAVDLDEIAISKAKTGIYTPFDLRNFDERYTWAFRVEGEYIHIREELKENVEFLHINCLKEPLEEYIRQKVDFIFCNNVLVYLTDNYKKNIAKQFCNLLVYDGYIFTTQEEKSHFGMMPGLVKISDEPVLFQKKNISQIIEKDLRDLYLLSGNNEQTDDEVIIGYENALKDNFNIEILRRLVTLNINRERFDEAKKWQYLVLISGEQNEDDIDLYLEICRRTGDMEELLDMLRKKVNIFKKEKDILLLINIAKDIGNADLYFSYKNLYESLFNKKLF encoded by the coding sequence ATGAAGACGCTAAAAGAGCTATATAGGGCTACTACATTTGTTGAGTTGATCTGCAGATTTATAGAAATTAACTATGGTGTAAAGATCACCGAAACAAATTCCGAATGCCTTCTTAAAATACTTTACAGTGTATTCAATAGGTATCCGGAGACGGAAGAGGATCTGGATTTCTTTGTAAGATTTTATCTAAGGGATTGCCTGTGGAATAATGAATCGTATTTTTTCAGAAATAAAGCCCAACTTGAGGAACTTGTAAAGATAGCTAAAGGGGATCTGGTTAGAATACTCAGTTTCGGTTGTGCGGAGGGGCAGGAGCCTTATTCCATATCGATTGTTTTAACAGATCAAGGGATAAAACACAAAATATACGCTGTGGATCTGGATGAAATCGCCATAAGTAAAGCCAAAACAGGCATTTATACCCCATTTGACCTTAGGAATTTTGATGAGAGATATACCTGGGCCTTCAGGGTGGAGGGGGAATATATCCACATTAGGGAGGAGTTAAAGGAAAATGTTGAATTTTTACACATAAATTGTCTCAAAGAGCCCCTTGAAGAATATATCAGGCAGAAGGTTGATTTTATATTCTGTAATAATGTGTTGGTATATCTTACAGATAATTATAAGAAAAATATAGCAAAACAATTTTGCAACCTTCTTGTATACGATGGTTATATTTTTACCACGCAGGAGGAGAAATCTCATTTTGGAATGATGCCGGGGTTGGTAAAGATTTCAGACGAACCGGTTCTCTTTCAAAAGAAAAATATTTCACAGATTATTGAAAAAGATCTGAGGGATCTCTATCTTCTGTCAGGTAACAATGAACAAACGGATGACGAGGTGATAATCGGCTACGAAAATGCTCTGAAAGATAACTTTAATATTGAAATTCTGCGTCGTTTGGTTACATTAAACATTAATAGAGAAAGATTCGATGAAGCTAAAAAGTGGCAGTATCTTGTTTTGATCAGTGGCGAACAGAATGAAGATGATATAGATTTATATCTTGAAATCTGCCGTAGAACTGGTGATATGGAAGAGCTTCTGGATATGTTACGAAAAAAGGTTAATATATTTAAAAAGGAGAAAGATATACTGCTACTTATAAATATTGCAAAAGATATTGGAAATGCTGATCTATATTTTTCTTATAAAAATCTTTATGAGTCATTATTTAATAAGAAGCTATTCTAA
- the rlmN gene encoding 23S rRNA (adenine(2503)-C(2))-methyltransferase RlmN, producing the protein MIKIDSMLLEELKDFMVEQGEKSFRGEQVYKWIFQKGVKDFSQMTDLSVELRGKLQNNASFTYLKPIEIKRDEYDGSQKFLFELEDKNKIESVALKDQDRITLCVSTQVGCRMGCAFCATAKIGFIRDLTAGEIVRQIMEVNEHLATNSEKVTNIVFMGMGEPLDNYHNVVKAIGIITDEMGLGYSHRKVTVSTSGVVDRIDELFKLKKQVNLAVSLNATTDDIRSAIMPINKKFNIEKLMKKLKSLPIQKRKRITIEYVMIKGVNDTLDDAKRLVRLLNGLPIKINLIAYNDGGNENYRAPDEQTVLSFQKYLVDKHITAFIRKSLGKNIEGACGQLYAKYNKGVNDGC; encoded by the coding sequence ATGATTAAAATCGATTCCATGCTTTTAGAAGAGTTGAAAGATTTTATGGTGGAACAGGGGGAGAAATCATTCAGGGGGGAACAGGTTTACAAGTGGATCTTCCAAAAAGGTGTGAAAGATTTCTCTCAGATGACCGACTTATCGGTGGAATTGAGGGGAAAGCTTCAAAATAATGCTTCATTTACCTACCTGAAACCGATTGAGATAAAAAGGGATGAATATGACGGATCTCAAAAATTCCTCTTCGAACTGGAAGATAAAAATAAGATAGAGTCTGTTGCTCTTAAAGACCAGGATAGAATTACTTTATGTGTCTCCACTCAGGTGGGTTGCCGTATGGGGTGTGCCTTTTGTGCCACCGCAAAGATTGGATTTATAAGGGATCTTACCGCAGGTGAGATAGTCAGACAGATTATGGAGGTTAACGAACATCTCGCCACGAATAGCGAAAAAGTTACCAATATCGTATTTATGGGGATGGGTGAGCCGCTGGATAATTATCATAATGTGGTGAAAGCTATCGGGATAATTACAGACGAAATGGGGCTGGGTTATTCACACAGAAAAGTCACTGTGTCAACATCAGGTGTTGTAGATAGGATAGATGAGCTTTTTAAGCTGAAAAAACAGGTAAACCTTGCGGTATCTCTTAATGCGACCACTGACGATATAAGAAGTGCGATAATGCCAATTAATAAGAAGTTTAACATAGAAAAGCTAATGAAAAAACTCAAAAGCTTGCCCATTCAAAAAAGAAAGAGGATTACGATAGAATACGTAATGATTAAAGGGGTAAATGATACCTTAGATGATGCAAAAAGACTTGTGAGGTTGTTAAACGGATTACCAATAAAGATAAACTTAATAGCTTACAACGATGGTGGGAATGAAAATTACCGGGCCCCTGATGAACAAACAGTGTTAAGTTTTCAAAAGTATCTTGTGGATAAGCATATTACAGCATTTATCAGAAAAAGTCTGGGGAAAAATATAGAAGGTGCCTGCGGGCAGCTTTATGCAAAATACAACAAGGGGGTAAATGATGGCTGTTAA
- a CDS encoding peroxiredoxin codes for MAVKLKTGDKAPDFSLQGDDGKVYTIRDLGGKVVLYFYPKDNTSGCTKEAIGFSQLVDRFAEKGYKIVGVSPDSIISHKKFIEKHNLKILLLSDPDKKVAESYGAYGEKVMYGKKTFGIIRSTFVIEDGVIKEAFYNVKVDGHCEMVYKKL; via the coding sequence ATGGCTGTTAAATTGAAAACTGGAGATAAAGCACCCGATTTCTCCCTTCAGGGGGATGATGGAAAGGTATATACCATCAGGGATCTTGGGGGTAAGGTGGTTTTATATTTCTATCCAAAGGACAATACTTCTGGTTGTACAAAAGAAGCGATAGGCTTTTCGCAACTGGTGGATAGATTTGCGGAAAAAGGGTACAAAATTGTCGGGGTAAGTCCCGATAGTATAATTAGCCATAAAAAGTTTATAGAAAAACATAATCTTAAAATCTTACTCTTATCTGATCCGGATAAGAAGGTGGCGGAAAGCTATGGTGCCTATGGTGAAAAGGTTATGTATGGCAAGAAAACCTTTGGAATAATTCGATCCACCTTTGTGATTGAAGATGGGGTTATAAAAGAGGCATTTTACAATGTAAAAGTTGACGGGCACTGTGAAATGGTTTACAAAAAGCTTTAG
- the xseB gene encoding exodeoxyribonuclease VII small subunit: protein MKFEDKLKRLEEIIAILESEEYGIEDTLGLFQEGMNLVKECKKTLSEIELKVEKIISVEDGEIKKEPFDEA from the coding sequence GTGAAATTTGAGGATAAATTGAAAAGGTTGGAAGAGATAATTGCAATTCTGGAATCTGAGGAGTATGGTATTGAAGATACCCTTGGCCTCTTTCAGGAGGGGATGAATCTGGTGAAAGAGTGTAAAAAGACATTATCAGAGATAGAATTGAAAGTGGAAAAGATAATATCAGTGGAAGATGGTGAGATAAAAAAGGAGCCTTTTGATGAAGCTTGA